In one Pseudomonas sp. SG20056 genomic region, the following are encoded:
- a CDS encoding WD40/YVTN/BNR-like repeat-containing protein, with the protein MSEPVMRRTQAGRVVGLSRAPALRVHSPIAKALSLCSVLSVLMFTSAPLQAASDDASHFSVASAQAQQSLLLDVASLGKRLVTVGDRGHILYSDDNGASWVQAKVPTKQMLTAVFFIDDSHGWAVGHDAQILASSDSGATWVKQFEDLEREAPLLDVWFKDRNNGYAVGAYGALLETTDGGANWEDVSDRMDNEDAYHLNAIVEVKDSGLFIVGEQGAMFRSPDWGQTWETLEGPYEGSLFGALGTDEAGALLVYGLRGHLFRSADFGTTWQAISLNTANNGPLEFGLADGNRLADGSIVVVGHGGTVLKSTDNGRNFSVTNRADRLSLAGVAAMENGNLILVGQGGVHAATPTGADLGQQQ; encoded by the coding sequence ATGAGTGAGCCCGTCATGCGGCGCACCCAGGCCGGTCGTGTTGTGGGGTTGTCCCGCGCACCGGCGCTCCGCGTCCACTCACCGATAGCCAAAGCGCTGTCGCTGTGTAGTGTGCTATCCGTGCTGATGTTTACCAGTGCGCCATTGCAGGCTGCCAGCGATGACGCCAGTCATTTCTCAGTAGCCTCTGCCCAAGCTCAACAAAGTCTGCTGCTGGATGTCGCTAGTCTGGGTAAGCGCCTGGTCACCGTGGGTGATCGTGGGCATATCCTCTATTCCGACGACAACGGGGCAAGCTGGGTTCAGGCAAAGGTGCCGACCAAGCAGATGCTCACTGCCGTGTTCTTTATCGACGACAGCCATGGCTGGGCTGTTGGTCACGATGCACAGATTCTCGCCAGCAGCGATAGCGGCGCTACTTGGGTCAAACAGTTTGAAGACCTTGAGCGTGAAGCGCCGCTGCTGGATGTCTGGTTCAAGGACCGCAATAACGGTTATGCCGTAGGCGCATACGGCGCCTTGTTGGAAACCACCGATGGCGGTGCCAACTGGGAAGATGTCAGCGACCGCATGGACAACGAAGACGCCTACCACCTCAACGCCATTGTCGAAGTTAAAGACTCCGGCCTGTTTATTGTGGGCGAACAGGGTGCGATGTTCCGTTCCCCGGATTGGGGCCAGACCTGGGAAACCTTGGAAGGCCCTTACGAGGGCTCGCTATTCGGTGCTCTAGGCACTGATGAAGCCGGTGCGCTGCTGGTTTATGGCCTGCGTGGGCATCTGTTCCGTTCGGCAGACTTTGGTACGACCTGGCAGGCAATCAGCCTGAACACGGCCAACAATGGCCCTCTGGAGTTTGGTCTGGCTGACGGCAATCGTCTGGCTGACGGCTCCATTGTGGTGGTTGGGCATGGCGGTACCGTACTCAAGAGCACCGACAACGGCCGCAATTTCAGTGTGACCAATCGTGCCGACCGGCTTTCGCTGGCAGGCGTTGCAGCAATGGAAAACGGCAATCTGATTCTGGTAGGGCAGGGTGGTGTTCATGCTGCTACGCCTACTGGCGCCGATCTGGGCCAACAACAATAA